From the Manihot esculenta cultivar AM560-2 chromosome 3, M.esculenta_v8, whole genome shotgun sequence genome, one window contains:
- the LOC110610428 gene encoding uncharacterized protein LOC110610428 isoform X2 has protein sequence MADIEPPSFSLGLDLDAEPEPQILTRHHQQSGLNSAPGRSSCTLLQDDNDDGYFQPRVTNSEEDDFGLQVMDSDPEDGPYSPRIFKRLRRGPAIEEPRLKNKEKDVVCCDDEIEEFSSQEDLVRDAHSSKRYSSVCSSSKVHLHGSGVLTTQSSSQKKRKESSDAPSSSHAETGYNGLVFPKLTRSPLRRFQLIDSDSDSEEPPVNEDVSEKTTSSLKEQKLPACEQRRNQSAEKHQNDDLWRDFYPVKNFHIPTPVLDEVCEEYFQSLQDKNAAQKVGSDLYKGSVGCHTDLNSITGYEQRWNAADPLPPAHHYFFHDDSRIQTLVRCRLPNFSPLGIVNKGNQQRSESVINYMSQFHGEASKQGGRRGSHNGKGSTRGRNKLEKSNARAVMSASEGWVDPKSSSSIPKDAGKRRVRANGQAAGHWFTSPEGRKVYVSKSGQELTGQIAYRHYRKESGGFRKSKKKTNGKRKKG, from the exons ATGGCCGATATTGAACCTCCATCTTTCTCTCTCGGCCTGGATCTCGATGCCGAACCGGAACCCCAAATACTCACTCGACACCATCAACAGTCCGGTCTCAATTCAGCCCCAGGTCGGAGCTCCTGTACCCTCTTGCAGGACGATAATGATGATGGATATTTCCAACCCCGAGTCACCAATTCCGAAGAAGATGATTTCGGGCTTCAGGTTATGGATTCAGATCCCGAAGATGGACCATATTCGCCCCGGATATTCAAGCGGCTGAGGCGAGGACCTGCAATCGAGGAACCAAgattgaaaaataaagaaaaggatGTGGTTTGTTGTGATGATGAGATTGAAGAGTTTTCCTCGCAGGAAGATTTGGTTAGAG ATGCACATTCATCAAAACGGTACAGTTCTGTATGTAGTAGTTCAAAGGTTCATCTGCATGGTTCTGGGGTTCTGACTACCCAATCTTCAAGCcagaagaaaaggaaagagtCTTCAGATGCTCCATCCTCTTCTCATGCAGAGACTGGCTACAATGGTTTGGTATTTCCTAAGTTAACTAGAAGTCCTCTTCGAAGGTTTCAGTTAAttgattctgattctgattcTGAAGAGCCTCCTGTGAATGAAGATGTAAGTGAAAAAACTACTTCATCCCTAAAGGAGCAGAAGCTGCCTGCATGTGAACAAAGAAGAAATCAATCAGCAGAGAAACATCAAAATGATGATTTGTGGAGAGATTTCTATCCAGTAAAGAATTTTCACATTCCAACACCTGTTCTGGATGAGGTATGTGAAGAATATTTCCAATCCCTTCAAGATAAGAATGCAGCCCAGAAAGTGGGAAGTGATTTATATAAAGGCAGTGTGGGCTGTCATACAGATTTAAATAGCATCACAGGCTATGAGCAACGATGGAATgcagctgaccctctccctccaGCTCATCATTATTTCTTCCATGATGATTCAAGGATTCAGACACTAGTCCGCTGTCGCTTACCTAACTTTTCCCCTTTGGGCATAGTTAACAAGGGAAATCAGCAGCGTAGTGAATCAgtcattaattacat GAGTCAATTCCATGGAGAAGCTTCTAAGCAGGGGGGAAGGCGAGGAAGTCATAATGGGAAAGGCTCAACAAGGGGAAGAAATAAATtagagaaatcaaatgccagaGCAGTCATGAGTGCTTCTGAAGGCTGGGTAGACCCCAAAAGCAGTTCTAGTATTCCGAAGGATGCTGGGAAAAGACGTGTTCGTGCCAATGGTCAAGCTGCTGGTCACTGGTTTACATCCCCTGAGGGGAGGAAG GTTTATGTTTCCAAAAGTGGTCAGGAGTTGACCGGTCAAATTGCCTACAGACACTACAGAAAG GAGAGTGGAGGGTTTAGAaagtcaaagaagaaaaccaatgggaagaggaagaaaggCTGA
- the LOC110610428 gene encoding uncharacterized protein LOC110610428 isoform X1, with protein sequence MADIEPPSFSLGLDLDAEPEPQILTRHHQQSGLNSAPGRSSCTLLQDDNDDGYFQPRVTNSEEDDFGLQVMDSDPEDGPYSPRIFKRLRRGPAIEEPRLKNKEKDVVCCDDEIEEFSSQEDLVRADAHSSKRYSSVCSSSKVHLHGSGVLTTQSSSQKKRKESSDAPSSSHAETGYNGLVFPKLTRSPLRRFQLIDSDSDSEEPPVNEDVSEKTTSSLKEQKLPACEQRRNQSAEKHQNDDLWRDFYPVKNFHIPTPVLDEVCEEYFQSLQDKNAAQKVGSDLYKGSVGCHTDLNSITGYEQRWNAADPLPPAHHYFFHDDSRIQTLVRCRLPNFSPLGIVNKGNQQRSESVINYMSQFHGEASKQGGRRGSHNGKGSTRGRNKLEKSNARAVMSASEGWVDPKSSSSIPKDAGKRRVRANGQAAGHWFTSPEGRKVYVSKSGQELTGQIAYRHYRKESGGFRKSKKKTNGKRKKG encoded by the exons ATGGCCGATATTGAACCTCCATCTTTCTCTCTCGGCCTGGATCTCGATGCCGAACCGGAACCCCAAATACTCACTCGACACCATCAACAGTCCGGTCTCAATTCAGCCCCAGGTCGGAGCTCCTGTACCCTCTTGCAGGACGATAATGATGATGGATATTTCCAACCCCGAGTCACCAATTCCGAAGAAGATGATTTCGGGCTTCAGGTTATGGATTCAGATCCCGAAGATGGACCATATTCGCCCCGGATATTCAAGCGGCTGAGGCGAGGACCTGCAATCGAGGAACCAAgattgaaaaataaagaaaaggatGTGGTTTGTTGTGATGATGAGATTGAAGAGTTTTCCTCGCAGGAAGATTTGGTTAGAG cAGATGCACATTCATCAAAACGGTACAGTTCTGTATGTAGTAGTTCAAAGGTTCATCTGCATGGTTCTGGGGTTCTGACTACCCAATCTTCAAGCcagaagaaaaggaaagagtCTTCAGATGCTCCATCCTCTTCTCATGCAGAGACTGGCTACAATGGTTTGGTATTTCCTAAGTTAACTAGAAGTCCTCTTCGAAGGTTTCAGTTAAttgattctgattctgattcTGAAGAGCCTCCTGTGAATGAAGATGTAAGTGAAAAAACTACTTCATCCCTAAAGGAGCAGAAGCTGCCTGCATGTGAACAAAGAAGAAATCAATCAGCAGAGAAACATCAAAATGATGATTTGTGGAGAGATTTCTATCCAGTAAAGAATTTTCACATTCCAACACCTGTTCTGGATGAGGTATGTGAAGAATATTTCCAATCCCTTCAAGATAAGAATGCAGCCCAGAAAGTGGGAAGTGATTTATATAAAGGCAGTGTGGGCTGTCATACAGATTTAAATAGCATCACAGGCTATGAGCAACGATGGAATgcagctgaccctctccctccaGCTCATCATTATTTCTTCCATGATGATTCAAGGATTCAGACACTAGTCCGCTGTCGCTTACCTAACTTTTCCCCTTTGGGCATAGTTAACAAGGGAAATCAGCAGCGTAGTGAATCAgtcattaattacat GAGTCAATTCCATGGAGAAGCTTCTAAGCAGGGGGGAAGGCGAGGAAGTCATAATGGGAAAGGCTCAACAAGGGGAAGAAATAAATtagagaaatcaaatgccagaGCAGTCATGAGTGCTTCTGAAGGCTGGGTAGACCCCAAAAGCAGTTCTAGTATTCCGAAGGATGCTGGGAAAAGACGTGTTCGTGCCAATGGTCAAGCTGCTGGTCACTGGTTTACATCCCCTGAGGGGAGGAAG GTTTATGTTTCCAAAAGTGGTCAGGAGTTGACCGGTCAAATTGCCTACAGACACTACAGAAAG GAGAGTGGAGGGTTTAGAaagtcaaagaagaaaaccaatgggaagaggaagaaaggCTGA
- the LOC110610847 gene encoding uncharacterized protein LOC110610847 yields the protein MGNCLRRESSMQWGGDDWGSPVPDRFFSANTRHGSSRSEKVMNVEEEELYGDNKQLLSSTSSSTEVKFKITKKQLEELLGRIDMKELSVEQVLAQLMMSVGSDRYESHQRSWRPNLQSIPE from the coding sequence ATGGGAAATTGTTTACGCCGTGAATCCTCCATGCAATGGGGCGGCGACGACTGGGGTTCACCGGTGCCGGACCGGTTTTTCTCTGCCAATACAAGACATGGAAGCAGCAGGAGTGAGAAAGTCATGAACGTAGAAGAGGAGGAGCTTTATGGAGACAACAAACAATTATTATCTTCAACGTCGTCAAGCACAGAAGTAAAATTCAAGATTACAAAGAAACAGCTTGAGGAGTTGCTGGGTAGGATTGACATGAAAGAATTATCAGTAGAACAGGTATTAGCCCAGTTGATGATGAGCGTCGGCTCTGATCGATATGAATCGCATCAACGGTCGTGGAGGCCTAATCTGCAGAGCATTCCCGAGTGA